One window of the Candidatus Eremiobacteraceae bacterium genome contains the following:
- a CDS encoding IS481 family transposase yields the protein MHYTTRWDAAAIRADIVADRRAGMLVRAIQAKYQVSKHTVYRWLRRDSVQSRSSRPRRQPRRLTPEIEQRIIAARQARRIGPNRLAFELHMAPSTVYKVLKRYGINRLASKDRLPVVRYEHTTPGALIHVDVKKLGTLGLYDDPHRRRRGPGYECLHVAIDDCTRIGYAEIHPNELAGTSTGFLERAQQWFASIGIGAQRIMTDRGPCYTSAYWRDTCQLLGMRHILIRPRRPQTNGKVERWIRTITDEALKGRAYGTLEARADALTNYVNYYNTERPHTAIGGRTPFQRLAEKSTPGL from the coding sequence ATGCATTATACCACTCGTTGGGATGCTGCTGCGATTCGCGCCGACATCGTCGCCGATCGACGAGCCGGCATGCTCGTCCGCGCGATCCAGGCTAAGTACCAGGTATCCAAGCACACGGTGTACCGCTGGTTGCGGCGCGACAGCGTCCAGAGCCGGTCATCACGACCGCGCCGCCAGCCACGTCGACTGACCCCCGAGATTGAACAGCGGATCATCGCTGCCCGCCAAGCACGCCGCATCGGACCGAACCGACTTGCCTTCGAGCTGCACATGGCACCCTCGACCGTCTACAAAGTGCTCAAGCGGTACGGCATCAACCGACTTGCCTCCAAGGACCGCCTCCCGGTGGTCCGCTACGAGCATACAACGCCGGGTGCGCTCATCCACGTCGACGTCAAAAAACTCGGCACGTTAGGCCTGTATGACGACCCGCATCGGCGTCGGCGCGGGCCTGGCTATGAATGCCTGCACGTCGCGATCGATGACTGCACGCGCATCGGCTATGCCGAGATCCATCCGAACGAGTTGGCGGGCACATCCACCGGCTTCCTCGAGCGGGCGCAGCAGTGGTTCGCGAGCATCGGCATCGGCGCCCAGCGCATCATGACCGATCGTGGACCGTGCTACACGTCAGCGTATTGGCGCGATACGTGCCAACTGCTGGGCATGCGTCATATCCTCATCCGGCCACGGCGCCCGCAGACCAACGGCAAGGTCGAACGATGGATCCGCACGATTACCGATGAGGCACTCAAGGGTCGAGCGTACGGCACCCTAGAGGCGCGCGCCGATGCGCTCACCAACTACGTCAACTACTACAACACCGAGCGTCCGCACACCGCGATCGGTGGACGGACGCCCTT
- a CDS encoding GYD domain-containing protein, which translates to MCGEYNKGLLKQGGSARREAIGKLLESVGGRLESLYFAFGADDFIIIGELPDNVSASAVALNAAASGAVSNVRTTVLLTPEEVDQVAKKSVVYKPPTT; encoded by the coding sequence GTGTGTGGGGAGTACAATAAAGGACTGCTCAAACAGGGCGGATCCGCGCGTCGCGAAGCGATCGGCAAACTGTTGGAGAGCGTCGGCGGACGGCTCGAATCCCTGTATTTCGCGTTCGGTGCGGACGACTTCATCATCATCGGCGAGTTGCCCGATAACGTCAGCGCGAGCGCCGTCGCCTTGAACGCAGCCGCGAGCGGCGCGGTCTCGAACGTCCGCACGACCGTGTTGTTGACGCCTGAAGAAGTCGACCAGGTCGCGAAGAAGTCGGTCGTCTACAAGCCGCCGACGACCTAG
- the tsaA gene encoding tRNA (N6-threonylcarbamoyladenosine(37)-N6)-methyltransferase TrmO has product MTQGAFEIRPIGVVRSTIKRRGDGPKQGREGAPDAWLEIEADAADGIEGISPGDDVIVITWLHLARRDELKVHPRGDANSPLTGVFDTRSPDRPNPIGLHRVVVREIDGRRLRVGPLEAIDGTPIVDLKPALNGWDDS; this is encoded by the coding sequence ATGACCCAAGGCGCGTTCGAAATACGCCCGATCGGCGTCGTCCGATCGACGATCAAGCGGCGAGGCGACGGACCGAAGCAAGGTCGCGAGGGAGCGCCGGATGCGTGGCTCGAGATCGAGGCCGATGCCGCCGACGGCATCGAGGGGATTTCGCCAGGCGACGATGTCATCGTCATCACATGGCTGCATCTCGCTCGCCGCGACGAACTGAAAGTGCATCCCCGCGGCGATGCGAACAGTCCACTCACCGGCGTCTTCGACACGCGTTCGCCCGACCGGCCGAATCCGATCGGGCTGCATCGCGTCGTCGTGCGAGAGATCGACGGGCGCCGTCTGCGTGTCGGACCGCTCGAGGCGATCGACGGCACGCCCATCGTCGATTTGAAGCCGGCGCTGAACGGTTGGGACGACTCGTGA
- a CDS encoding isochorismatase family protein, with translation MPVTALDERTALVVIDIQRSVIGLQTFQPTAGIVEQCSRLAKAFRAAAKPVVLVNVEWRPEIMLAPRAEAKPPPRTPTPDFAKLADDLEADPATDIFITKRQWGAFYGTELDLQLRRRKVTGIVMCGIATSIGVESTARDAFERGYNLTFASDAMTDLFEDAHKNTLNRIFPRIGEIGTTDEIVAKLKA, from the coding sequence ATGCCGGTCACGGCCCTCGATGAGCGAACCGCGCTCGTCGTCATCGATATCCAACGCAGCGTCATCGGCTTGCAGACCTTCCAGCCGACGGCCGGAATCGTCGAGCAGTGCAGCCGCCTTGCGAAGGCGTTTCGCGCAGCCGCCAAGCCGGTCGTCCTCGTCAACGTCGAATGGCGCCCGGAGATCATGCTCGCGCCGCGCGCCGAAGCGAAGCCGCCGCCCAGAACGCCGACGCCCGACTTCGCGAAACTCGCCGACGACTTGGAAGCGGATCCGGCGACCGACATCTTCATCACGAAGCGCCAATGGGGCGCGTTTTACGGCACGGAGCTCGACCTGCAGCTGCGTCGGCGAAAGGTGACGGGCATCGTCATGTGCGGGATCGCGACGAGCATCGGCGTCGAGTCGACGGCGCGCGACGCGTTCGAACGCGGCTACAACCTGACCTTCGCCTCGGATGCGATGACCGATCTCTTCGAAGATGCGCATAAGAATACGCTGAACCGCATATTCCCGCGTATCGGTGAGATCGGCACGACGGACGAGATCGTCGCGAAGCTAAAAGCATGA